Proteins from a genomic interval of Longimicrobium sp.:
- a CDS encoding BTAD domain-containing putative transcriptional regulator — MGGRAAHKRRLALLAVLAAARGRMVARERLIALLWPDTSGQAGRHSLSESLSVLRREIDDELFVSASDELGLNVSRVECDVALFEDALDAGNREEAAALYRGPFLDGFYVSDAPDFDRWADAERDRLGRAYARALDSLADEARKRGDSAAAIEWLRRLAAHDPYSSRVALHLLKSLEQAGEREAALRHAAVHAAFLREELGTEPSPELQALVERLRHPPAASASPPLDGEAAGNDRDGGAELRSVTIAKGSRGQGESGQPAVQDAADARSAPAGCGERPTGTPAARRTAAVLFADIVGFTALGNADAEAAARVLSILQEAAREEVRRGNGHVVEFIGDGVLAEFAEPVACARAAGRLTRRFEHRTGAAGARSTLRAGIHVGEVATTDDGSLYGEAVSLAPQLQERAEPGHVLVSAELLSAVRRVPDFRFASRGTTVLPGRVSPVATFDLHLARRSGRVPPARADRPGVPVRRTWAVLAIAIAAALVSGSIGLLRARSGPPEAQRLPANRVAVFYFQDQSPGRELEHVARGLTDQLIHELSQVGVLDVVPPSGVRRFRESRLPMDSVAAELGAGTLLEGSLHRSGDRIRLYLHFVDVSSGERLRSAVLNATMDDPFVLEERLAREASRFLRWRLGRSLEVRVHSTGTRSARARDLLLRAEQLREEADSLLKGRDPVQVALGKRQLAYADSLLVKAEQADPGWSAPAALRGSVMLRLASASALPEERRLLAEARARVDRALRLRPGDAGALETRGTIFWTQSLFHQRADSAEALVDAAVADLRAAVDTDPLRAGAWSTLSQVLRFQGDHEGAYFAAHRAFRADAYLLRADEVRYRLFRSAVAFGRFDLAEEQCAAGANEFPGDWRFVECRLVIMARTDTGAVEVARAERLLADVNAAHPPPVARAAGSDYLPVYRQMLFAAVLARAGAHERARSTLERARAEVAAHVELRASFAYDEAHVRLFLGDRPGAVRALAELVRIQPFMRRFVANDHLFRTLEREPAFQSSFTPGGSPPGFRMSSRRSGR; from the coding sequence GTGGGCGGGCGCGCCGCGCACAAGCGGCGCCTCGCCCTGCTTGCTGTCCTGGCCGCGGCGCGCGGCCGGATGGTGGCGCGGGAGCGACTGATCGCTCTGCTCTGGCCCGACACATCCGGGCAGGCGGGCCGCCACAGCCTTTCGGAATCCCTCTCGGTCCTCCGGCGGGAGATCGACGACGAACTCTTTGTCTCCGCCTCGGACGAACTCGGGCTCAATGTGAGCAGGGTCGAGTGCGACGTCGCTCTTTTCGAGGACGCGCTGGATGCCGGCAACCGGGAAGAGGCTGCCGCGCTCTACCGCGGGCCGTTCCTGGACGGCTTCTACGTTTCCGACGCGCCCGACTTCGACCGGTGGGCCGACGCGGAGCGCGACCGGCTGGGGCGGGCGTACGCGCGGGCCCTGGACTCACTCGCGGACGAGGCGCGGAAGAGGGGAGACAGCGCCGCAGCGATCGAGTGGCTGCGCCGGCTGGCGGCGCACGATCCGTACAGCTCCCGGGTGGCGCTCCACCTCCTGAAATCGCTGGAGCAGGCTGGAGAGCGGGAAGCGGCACTCCGCCACGCGGCGGTTCACGCCGCCTTTCTGCGCGAGGAGCTCGGGACCGAGCCGTCACCGGAGCTGCAGGCCCTCGTCGAGCGGCTGCGGCACCCACCAGCCGCCTCCGCATCCCCGCCGCTGGACGGCGAGGCCGCCGGAAACGACCGCGACGGCGGCGCCGAGTTGAGAAGCGTTACCATCGCGAAGGGGAGCCGCGGACAGGGGGAATCCGGGCAACCGGCCGTTCAGGACGCGGCTGACGCGCGGAGCGCCCCCGCCGGGTGCGGAGAGCGACCCACCGGGACTCCGGCTGCCCGTCGGACGGCGGCCGTTCTTTTCGCGGACATCGTGGGATTTACCGCACTCGGCAATGCCGACGCGGAGGCGGCGGCGCGCGTGCTCTCCATTCTGCAGGAAGCGGCGCGTGAGGAGGTCCGCCGCGGGAACGGCCACGTGGTGGAATTCATCGGGGACGGCGTGCTCGCCGAGTTCGCGGAGCCCGTGGCGTGCGCCCGGGCGGCCGGGCGGCTGACCCGGAGGTTCGAGCATCGGACCGGCGCGGCCGGGGCAAGGTCCACCCTCCGCGCCGGCATTCACGTGGGCGAGGTCGCCACGACGGATGACGGCAGCCTCTATGGCGAAGCTGTCAGCCTTGCGCCCCAGCTCCAGGAGCGGGCGGAGCCTGGACACGTCCTTGTTTCGGCCGAGTTGCTCTCCGCGGTCCGGCGCGTGCCCGATTTCCGCTTCGCCAGCCGCGGAACCACGGTCCTGCCGGGACGAGTCTCGCCGGTTGCAACGTTCGACCTGCACCTGGCCCGGCGATCCGGCCGGGTACCGCCCGCGCGGGCGGACCGGCCCGGCGTACCCGTGCGCCGGACGTGGGCGGTCCTGGCCATCGCGATCGCAGCCGCCCTCGTGTCCGGGTCGATCGGCCTCCTTCGGGCGCGGAGCGGCCCTCCAGAGGCGCAGCGCCTCCCGGCGAACCGGGTCGCCGTCTTCTATTTCCAGGACCAGTCGCCCGGGAGGGAGCTGGAGCATGTTGCGCGCGGACTCACCGACCAGCTCATCCACGAGCTGAGCCAGGTCGGCGTGCTGGACGTCGTCCCGCCAAGCGGGGTCCGGCGGTTCAGGGAGAGCCGCCTGCCCATGGACAGCGTGGCCGCGGAGCTCGGGGCGGGAACCCTGCTCGAGGGGAGCCTTCACCGCTCCGGGGATCGCATTCGCCTGTACCTGCACTTCGTGGACGTTTCGTCCGGCGAGCGCCTGCGGAGCGCGGTCCTGAACGCGACGATGGACGATCCGTTCGTCCTGGAGGAGAGGCTCGCGCGCGAGGCCTCACGCTTTCTGCGCTGGCGCCTCGGGCGGTCCCTGGAGGTCCGCGTGCACAGCACCGGGACCCGCAGCGCCCGCGCCCGGGACCTGCTGCTCAGGGCCGAACAGCTGCGCGAGGAAGCCGACTCCCTCCTGAAGGGAAGGGACCCGGTTCAGGTAGCACTCGGAAAGCGGCAGCTGGCCTACGCGGACTCCTTGCTGGTCAAGGCGGAGCAGGCCGACCCCGGCTGGAGTGCTCCCGCCGCGCTCCGTGGATCCGTAATGCTGAGGCTCGCATCCGCATCGGCGCTCCCCGAAGAGCGTCGGCTGCTCGCCGAGGCACGCGCCCGCGTCGACCGTGCGCTGCGGCTTCGGCCCGGTGACGCAGGCGCGCTGGAGACGAGGGGAACCATCTTCTGGACGCAGAGCCTCTTCCACCAGCGAGCCGACTCCGCGGAAGCCCTCGTGGACGCCGCGGTAGCGGATCTGCGGGCGGCGGTGGATACCGATCCCCTTCGAGCGGGCGCTTGGAGCACCCTCAGCCAGGTACTGCGGTTCCAGGGCGACCACGAAGGGGCCTACTTCGCGGCGCACCGCGCATTCCGAGCGGATGCGTATCTTCTGAGGGCGGATGAGGTGCGATATCGGCTGTTCCGCAGCGCGGTCGCGTTCGGACGCTTCGACCTGGCTGAAGAGCAGTGTGCGGCTGGCGCGAACGAGTTCCCGGGCGACTGGCGGTTCGTGGAGTGCCGGCTCGTGATCATGGCCCGAACCGATACCGGCGCGGTGGAGGTCGCCCGGGCGGAGCGCCTGCTCGCGGACGTGAACGCGGCGCACCCTCCCCCTGTGGCACGGGCAGCGGGTAGCGACTACCTCCCCGTCTACCGGCAGATGCTCTTCGCCGCCGTACTCGCCAGGGCCGGAGCGCATGAGCGCGCCCGCTCCACACTGGAGCGGGCGCGGGCGGAGGTCGCGGCCCATGTCGAGCTGCGGGCATCATTCGCGTATGACGAGGCTCACGTACGCCTGTTTCTCGGAGATCGCCCGGGCGCGGTCCGCGCACTCGCCGAGCTCGTCAGAATCCAGCCGTTCATGCGGCGCTTCGTCGCGAACGACCATTTGTTCCGGACGCTCGAACGCGAGCCCGCGTTCCAGTCGAGCTTCACACCGGGAGGAAGTCCACCGGGTTTTCGGATGAGTTCCCGGCGCTCCGGACGATGA